The Erwinia sorbitola nucleotide sequence GCTTTATCCCTATGCTTAGTACCCGGCTAAACCTGACTTTTACCCTTCTGCCGGAGCTATTAGCATGACTGCACAGCCTCAACAATTGATTATTCGCCGCCCTGACGACTGGCACATCCATCTGCGTGATGGTGACATGCTGGAGGCCGTCGTGCCGTATACCAGTGAGGTCTGTGGCCGTGCCATTGTGATGCCAAATCTGGTGCCGCCGGTAACCAGCGTTGCCGCCGCCCGCGCCTACCGTGAACGTATTTTGGCTGCCGTTCCTGCCGGACATCGCTTTACCCCGCTGATGACCTGCTATCTTACCGATGGTCTGGATCCGGACGAGATCGAAACCGGCTTCACCGATGGCGTATTTAGCGCCGCCAAACTGTACCCTGCGCACGCCACCACCAATTCCGCCCACGGTGTTACCAGTATTGCGGCGATTGCATCAGTGCTGGAACGTATGCAAAAAATCGGCATGCCGCTGCTGATCCACGGTGAAGTCACCGATGCGCATATCGATATTTTTGACCGCGAGGCCCGCTTTATTGAAACGGTGCTGCACCCGCTGCGTCAGCAGTTCCCGGAACTGAAAGTGGTCTGTGAACATATCACCACAAAAGAAGCGGCCGCATACGTGCTGGAAGGCGATCGTTTCGTTGCCGCCACTATCACCCCGCAGCATCTGATGTTTAACCGTAATCACATGCTGGTTGGCGGTATTCGCCCGCATCTGTACTGCCTGCCTGTTCTGAAGCGCAATATCCACCAGCAGGCGCTGCGCGATGCGGTTGCCAGCGGCAACGAGCGTTTCTTCCTCGGCACTGATACTGCGCCGCATACCCGGGATCGTAAAGAGAACAGCTGCGGCTGTGCCGGAGTATTTAACGCCCCTTCGATGCTGGCAGCCTACGCTACGGTGTTTGAAGAAATTGGGGCGCTGGCGCACTTTGAAGCCTTCTGCTCAGAGAACGGCCCGCGCTTCTACGGACTGCCGCTTAATGAAGATACCGTAACGCTGGTGCGCCAGCCCTGGACTGTCGCTGAATCCGTACCGGTAGGTCACGACGGCCACACCCTGGTGCCGTTCCTTGCGGGCGAAACCCTGAACTGGCAGGTCGATACGCGTCACAAATAAAGTAGCAACTCCTTGAGCCAGAGTATTGCGCCCGGTTGAATTACTGTATATATTTACAGTAATTCAACCGGAGGCTATCATGCGTATTGAAGTCACTGTAGCAAAAACCACCTCTCTGCCTGCTGGCGCCATCGATGCGCTGACCCAGGAACTCAGTAAACGAATCGACAAACATTTTCCCGATGGCACCAATACCATTTCGGTACGCTACGCCGGAGCGAATAACCTGACGGTTATGGGCGGCGGCAAAGAAGCGAAAGATCAGATTAGCGATATTTTACAGGAAACCTGGGAAAGCGCTGACGACTGGTTTATATCCTGAATGGCAACCCTTCCTGTCGGTAACCTGAATTCGCATCGCTGAATGGAAGGAAATCCGCCACGGCGTGAGTCAATAAAACCAATACCGCCGCGTTAACTGGCTGTATAGCTATTAGCGATTTGCCATGGTATGTCATAACGATTTTGCTGTTCTTGCCGGGTACGCTATCCGGCTTTTTTATGCCTGCAACCTGTCGCAGAATGCCTGATAGACGAAGCGGGTTGAATATCCTATTCTGATGCTGAGATTAATTACTGAGGTTTTTCCTATGGCTGCCGATAATCCAGAAGAGGCAATGACGTTTGGCGAACTGCTGGCAATGATTGGTGAGCAGCAACGCCGTTTGACAGTATTAGAAAATGCCTTTTCCACGCTCTCTTTTTGTCTTGATGACAAAGCTAACCAACTGTTAATTCACAGTTTAAAGCTTGAAGGGCAGAACCAGAACTATGATGAACAGCTTCAGCGGCATTTCATCCGACTGGCCGGGGAACTGGAAAAACGCACGGGTGTACTCCCGGCAACACCGGAAGTACCTTAAATAGTACGCACGGTTGCATAGTGGGGCGTTCGTCAACCCAATTAGTCGTTAACGGGTAAATGAACCCCCTCTTCTTATGCTGAAATATGATACGTACTATCACGCCCAAAATAATGCTGCCACTCATCGGAAGATGATTATTTTTTCATCTACCGATGTTTAATTAGCACGCGAATAGCGTCTGATTTTAACGCAGACAAAATTTTAATCTGCGAACAAAAAAACTCCTGTTATAATTACAAAGCTCAAAGAAAAAAAAGCCGCATTGAACCTCGATAAATCACTTCGTTGTTATCATTCACGAGTAATCAGGGGGTTATAATGGACAGAAACAAAGAGGTTATCCAGACACATCCCCTCATCGGATGGGATATCAGTACCGTAGATAGCTATGATGCCATGATGATCCGTCTGCACTCGCTCTCTTCCGATCAGCAGCCCGCTGAAGATGCAGAAGTTGGTCAGACTTACTGGCTTACAACCGACGTTGCAAGGCAATTTATCTCCATCCTTGAAGCTGGCATTGCCAAAATAGAATCGACCGAATACCAGGATCGTGACTACAAAAAGCACTAATCTATCACTGAACTATGTTTCTCCAGGGCACCCCACAGGGTGCCTTTTTCATGCCTGCAATAATTTGGTATTCTGCTGTAATTGCTCGATTAACAGAGGCTGATACTGATGGTTTACGATTTAATTGTGGTTGGCAGCGGCTCTGTCGGCGCTGCTGCCGGTTGGTACGCTACTCAGGCTGGCCTGAAAGTTCTGATGATTGACAGACATCATCCACCGCACAGCGAAGGCAGCCATCATGGTGAAAGCCGCTTAATCCGCCATGCGTACGGTGAAGGTGCGCGCTATGTGCCGATGGTGCTGCGCGCCCAGCAGCTGTGGGATGAGCTGGAGCAGCAGAGCGGCGAGCGCGTCATGCAGCGCAGCGGGGTACTGAACCTTGCCCCTCATCACTCCGAATTTATTCAAAATGTGATTCAGAGTGCAGAGCAGTTTGCGCTGAATGTGCAGATCCTTAATGAAGAACAGATTCATCAACGCTGGCCGCAGATAACGGTACCAGACGGCTATATCGGCGTATTTGAACCACAGTCTGGCTTCCTTAAATCAGAGATTGCGGTAAAAAGCTGGATCCGCATGGCAAAGGATGCGGGCTGTGCCCAGCTGTTTAACTGCGGCGTCACCCGGATTGAGACAGAAGAAGGCTTGCAAGCGGTAACCACAGCGGATGGCGTTTATCGCGCACGCAAACTGCTGGTTAGCGCAGGTACCTGGGCAAAAACGCTCTATCCTTCCCTGCCAGTTACTCCGGTACGTAAAGTTTTCGCCTGGCATCAGGCTGATGGCCGCTACAGCACGGATAACAAATTCCCGGCGTTTACCGTCGAAATGCCGGACGGCATCCACTATTACGGCTTTCCTGCCGATAACAATGCCATCAAAATTGGTAAGCACGAAGGCGGGCAGCCGATTGACGCCCCTGAAGGGCGCAAACCTTTTGGCAGCGTAGCGGAGGACGGCAGCGAGCTGTTCAACTTTATGCGTACCTTCCTGCCGGGCGTTGGTGTTTGTCTGCGCGGAGAAGCCTGCACCTATGATAACTCCCCGGATGAAGACTTTATTATTGATACCTTCCCGGACGAACCCAATCGAATGGTGATCACCGGGTTAAGCGGCCACGGCTTTAAATTCGCCAGCGTCCTCGGTGAGATAGCCGCACAGTTCGCTCAGGGGAAAACCAGCGAGTTTGATTTAACCCCGTTTGCATTAACGCGCTTTTAATCTCCGGCATAAAAAAAGGCTCACACTGTGAGCCTTTTTCGTTACGGCCTGCTGAGTTACTTCCCGGCTGGTGCCGGTTTTTTCCCGCGTAAACGCAGCTTATCTACCAGGCGCTGCGCTTCTGCGCGGCTGCCTACTGAAGGTGCCGACCCACGCAGCGGCTTACGGGCGGTTTCACGCAGGGTAAAGACGGTGATCACACCAATGACCCCTGCCCCCATCAGATAGTAAGCAGGCATCAGCAGATTACCTGTTTTCTCCACCAGCCAGGTGGTAATCAGCGGCGTGGTGCCACCAAACAGCGATACCGACAGGTTAAAACCGATTGCCAGCGCACTGTAGCGGATATCGGTTGAAAACAGCGCCGGTAAAGTCGCTGGCATCGAACCACTGAAACAGGTATGGATAACACCAAGAATAATCAGGCCAAGGAAGACCAGCCACAGGTTTCCGGTGCCAATCAGCATCATGCAAGGAACCGCCAGCACAATCAGCGCGATCGCCCCGCCCCAGATCACCGGACGGCGTCCCAGGCGGTCATTCCAGTGGCCCCAGAATAACGTTAGCGGCATCATCACAAACATCACTACCATAATCAGCAGCAGCGAACTCAGCTCGCTCAGACCAAGGATACCGGTGAGGTAGCTGGGCATATATGAGGTCATCATATAGTTTGAGACGTTAAACAGCAGCACCAGGCCTATGCACTTGAGCATCGCGGCGCGATACTTTTTCAGCATCTCCCACAGAGTCAGACGTGGTTTACTGTGTTCCAACTCCTCCTGCTTCTCCATATGCTTCTGAAAAGCCGGGGTCTCTTCCAGCTTAAGACGGATATAGAGGCCGAACAGCCCTAAAGGCGCGGCAATAAAGAAGGGAATGCGCCATCCCCAGTCCAGCAGTGCCTGCTCCGGCATCGCCGCCGTCAGCCCGGTCACCAGCCCCGCGCCCAGCAGATAGCCGCCGAGCGTACCAAATTCCAGCCAGCTTCCCATAAAACCACGGCGCTTATCGGTAGAGTACTCGGCGATAAACGTCGCCGCCCCGCCATATTCACCGCCGGTGGAAAAGCCCTGTAACAGACGCGCCAGCAACAGCAGTACCGGAGCCATAATCCCGATGGTGTTATAGCCGGGAATCAATCCGATACAGAAGGTGCCGATCGACATCATAATCATTGTCAGGGCCAGCACTTTCTGACGGCCAATGCGGTCGCCCAGCGGGCCGAATACCAGTCCACCTACCGGCCGCACCAGGAAGGCTGCGGCAAAAGCCCCGAAGGTTGCCAGCAGCTGTGCAGCCGGGCTACCGCCGGGGAAGAAGACTTTACCAATGGTCACGGCAAGAAAGCTGTAAACGCCAAAATCGAACCACTCCATGGCGTTCCCAAGAGCCGCTGCGCCAACCGCACGCTTCAGCATCGCTTTATCGACGATAGTGATATCGTCAACGCTCAACGCCGGCTTGGCGGCTTTATCTTTATTCCAGAAATGCTTTTTTCGAGGCTGTTGCCCCTCTGATGATGTATCCATTGCATGCTCCCGATGTTGCAGTAAGTGAGCAGCCTTATAGCTTTCGTCGCTTAACAGATAATTGAAAAACAGCAAAGAGGAAGAAAGCTATAACGCAGCGAATTAAGAATGGTAATTAACGGTAAATCTTATAGTACGCTCTACTGACACTCCTTTACGGTAGACAAAACTCCGCATAATATCAAGTTAAGCGCACTATTCTCTGCTTCAGGGGGGTAAGCTTAAGGTCATGCATCGCTAAAGCAGGGGATTGCGAAACTCCTGTCTGCAATGAGTGATAGTCACCCAGGGCAATGCATTAATCCTGGTAACGATTTCCGTGACAGCGATATTGACATAATGTGACAATATATTGACAATACCTTAATTAAGCAGCAAAAAATCCGAACGTAACCTCTCGCTCTCGCTCTCATCAACACGCCATATACACTCATGTTTTTTATGTAAACAGGTAATAGCCTTCTGAATTACTGCGCATAACAGCAGATATCCATCAAAATATTTCACAAAATTAACAAAATCATAAATCAGTAAAACTATTTGTTGATTTTGACCTTACACAAGGCCAGTCTTATCTAAAATTCTTGTTCACGGGTCTTACTATGCAGTGGAAAAATAGCGTTTCTCGTTATGGCTCAATCAGCATTGTGCTGCACTGGCTGGTGGCGGGTACCGTTTACGGTATGTTCGCGCTCGGTCTGTGGATGGTGACCCAGGGATATTATGATACCTGGTACCACAAGGCACCTGAGCTGCACAAAAGTATCGGCATGGTTCTGTTTGCAGTCATGCTGGTACGCGTGGTGTGGCGCTTTGTTTCGCCTCCGCCCAAACCCCTCAGCAGTTATACGCCGCTGGTGCGCTACAGCGCTGTTATTGCGCACCTCCTTCTCTACGGCATTCTGTTCGCTATTTTAATCAGCGGCTATCTCATCTCGACGGCTGAAGGTAAACCGATTGAGGTGTTTGGCGTTCTGCCGGTTCCCGCCCTCTTTAGCGGGCTGGGTGAGCAGGCAGATCTGGCCGGTGATATCCATCTCTGGCTGGCATGGAGCGTGGTGATCCTCTCCGCTATCCATGCGCTGGCCGCACTTAAGCACCACTTTATCGATCGCGATATTACGTTGAAAAGGATGCTGGGACACCGCATCGACTAAATCATAAGAATGGAGAACACCATGCTGAAAAAAAGTATTCTGGGTTTAACCACTGCCGCTCTGCTGATGACGGCAGGAACTGCCAGCGCTGCTGATTATAAAATTGATAAGGAAGGGCAACACGCTTTTGTCCAGTTCCGCATTAAGCATCTGGGCTACAGCTGGCTGTACGGTACCTTTAAAGATTTCGATGGTAGCTTTACCTTTGATGAGGCCGATCCGGCTAAAGATAAAGTGAATGTGACGATCAATACCGGCAGTGTGGATACCAACCACGCAGAGCGTGATAAACACCTGCGCAGCGCCGACTTCCTGAATGCCAGCAAATTCCCACAGGCAACGTTTGTATCGACAGGCGTCGAAAAACAGGGTGAAGGGCTGGCAGTAACCGGTAACCTTACGCTGAACGGCGTGACTAAACCGGTGAAACTGGCGGCGAAGCTGACCGGCGAAGGGAAAGATCCGTGGGGCGGTTACCGTGCGGGCTTTGAAGCCACCGGCACAATCGCACTGAAAGATTTCAAGATTAAATCAGATTTAGGCCCGGCATCTCAGGATGTAGAGCTGATCATTTCTGTAGAAGGCGTGCGCCAGTAACGCTAACAGCTGGCCTCTGACCGGAACATCGCCCGGTGAGAGGCCGAAAAGCACAGGCTTATTCTTCAGGAGAAGGAATATGCATTGTGGTACTCAACAGGCCACGGGACTTGTTGAAAATCTTATTACCATTCTCACGACCCGCCCTGCGGGCACGCTGTTCCTCTGGCGGTAACGCCAGCTCTTCCATGCAGATCGGGCTACAGCAGTGATTGAATTTCTCAGCGCAGGCCGGACACTGAATAAACAGCAGATGGCAGCCATCATTCAGGCAGTTAACGTGGGTGTCGCAAGGTTCACCGCACTGATGGCAGTTAGCGATCACATCTTCGGAAATACGCTCCCCCATACGCTCATCAAAGACAAAGTTTTTGCCTTTAAAACGTACTGGTAGCCCCTGCTCGCGGGCACGGCGGGCATACTCAATAATTCCGCCTTCAATGTGATACACATTTTCATAGCCGTTGTGGCGCATCCAGGCGCTGGCTTTTTCACAGCGGATACCGCCGGTGCAGTACATAACAATTTTTTTGTCTTTGTCCTGCTGCAACATATCAACAGCCATGGGCAGCTGGTCACGGAAGGTATCAGCCGGGATCTCCAGCGCATTATCAAAATGGCCCACTTCATATTCATAGTGGTTACGCATATCAACAAACACCGCCTGCGGATCGTCCAGCATGGCGTTCACTTCCGCTGCTTTCAGATAGTCACCTACATCGCTGGCATCAAAGGTGTCATCCGTAATACCGTCAGCCACAATGCGCTCGCGGACTTTAAGACGCAGTACCCAGAAGGATTTACCGTCATCATCCAGCGCAATATTCATACGCAGATTATTCAGCGCCGGGTGGAAATCATACAGCGCCGCTTTCATCTGCTCATACTGACTGGCCGGAACGCTGACCTGCGCGTTAATGCCTTCAGCCGCCACATACACGCGGCCAAATACTTTCAGCTTTGTCAGCGTGAGATACAGGGCATCGCGAAACGCGCGCGGATTTTCAATGGTGAAATACTTATAAAAAGAGACTGTGGTGCGCGGCTCAGTTTCAGCCAGCATGCGTGCCTTCAGCTCTTCATTGGAAACAAGGTTATGTAACACTGGCATGGTGTACGTTCCTGCGTTCAAGGAGAGAAAAAATTTCGGCGTCATAATACCCGAGCTGCCAGGCATTGTCCTTAGCGGATATATTTTTTCTGTACACATGTACCGCCGAAAACTTCGACTACACTATGAAAAATGGCACAATAGGCCATAACTAAAATTTTAACCACATCATAATATTCCCTTTTTTTACTATCTGGATTCTCATGACCCAACTGCCTCAATTCAATCGCGCCTTGTTGCACCCACGTTATTGGTTTATCTGGTTGGGTATTATCCTGCTTTATCTGTTGGTTTTATTACCCTATCCGCTGCTTTATTTTATTGGCTGCGGTCTTGGCAGAGTGTCGATGCGCCTGCTTAAATCCAGGGTGAGTATCGCCAGACGTAATCTGGAACTCTGTTTCCCGCAGATGCCCACCGCTGAACGAGAAGCGATGCTGACGCGTAACTTTGAGTCTCTCGGCATGGGGCTTATTGAAACCGGTATGGCCTGGTTCTGGCCGGACTGGCGCATCAAAAAATGGTTCAAAGTGAGCGGGCTGGAGCATATATCGCAGGCGGCCACCGATGGAAAAGGGGTGCTGCTGATTGGTATTCACTTTTTGACGCTGGAACTGGGCGCGCGTATTTTCGGAATTTATAACCCAGGTATTGGCGTTTACCGGCCTAACGATAACCCCTTAATCGACTGGCTCCAGACATGGGGTCGCATGCGTTCCAATAAAAGCATGCTGGATCGCAGAGATCTCAAAGGGATGATCCGCGCGCTGAAAAGAGGTGAAATCATCTGGTATGCACCCGACCATGATTACGGCCCGAGAAGCAGCGTGTTTGTTCCGCTATTTGCCGTTGAGCAGGCCGCCACAACCAAGGGCAGCTATCTGCTGATCCGCAGTGGCAATCCTGCGGTGATCCCCTTTGTGCCGCGCCGCCTGCCCTCTGGCAAGGGATATGAAATGGTCATCCTCCCGGAGCAGACCGCCATTCCGCTGGATAATGAACACGCAACCGCTGCGCGGATGAATCAGATTATTGAAAACTGCGTGTTAATGGCCCCAGATCAGTATATGTGGTTACACCGGCGCTTTAAAACCCGCCCCGACGGGCAGCCCTCGCTCTACTGATTTTACAACTGGCCGGACATCCGGCCAGTTTCAATATTTGAAACGGTTTTTCATTTTTTTTGATCGCACGTCGGTTGGGTTGTCGAATAAAAGCGTATACTTGATGAGCTAATAGTTTATGAGGTAACTGTTTATTCTATGTCGATGCCCGATGCCCCCGCCGCCATTAACTGGCGAAGAAATCTTTTTGTCACCTGGGTTGGTTGTTTTCTGACCGGTGCAGGTTTCAGTCTGGTGATGCCCTTTCTCCCGCTTTACGTTGAGCAACTCGGTATAACCGACCCGCAGGCGCTTAATCTCTGGTCAGGACTGGTGTTCAGCATTACGTTCCTCTTTTCCGCTATAGCCTCCCCTTTCTGGGGCGGACTGGCCGATCGTAAAGGGCGTAAAATTATGCTGCTGCGCTCGGCGCTGGGAATGGCGATTGTGATGATGCTGATGGGTATGGCAACCTCTATCTGGCAATTTCTGGCGCTGCGGGCCTTGCTGGGGCTGCTCGGAGGCTTTGTGCCCAACGCCAATGCGCTTATTGCCACTCAGGTTCCGCGTGGTAAAACCGGATGGGCGATGGGCTGGCTCTCTACGGGTGCCGTCAGCGGTGCGCTGATAGGCCCGCTGATTGGCGGCCTGCTGGCCGACAGCTTCGGCCTGCGTCCGGTGTTCTTTATCACTGCCGGAGTGCTGTTTATCTGCTTTATGATGACGCTATTCTGCGTACGCGAGAGCTTTATTCCGGTTCAGAAAAAAGACATGTTGCACGCCCGCCAGGTGCTGGCCTCCCTGAGAAATCCACGCCTGGTGCTGGCGCTATTTGTCACTACGCTGATCATTCAGGTCGCTACCGGATCCATCGCTCCCATCCTCACGCTCTACGTACGAGAGCTGGCAGGACATGTCTCTAACCTGGCATTTATCAGCGGCATGATCGCTTCGGTACCCGGGGTGGCGGCGCTGCTGAGTGCCCCGCGCCTTGGCAAACTGGGCGACCGCATCGGGCCGGAACGCATTTTAATTACCATGCTGATACTCTCTGTGCTGCTGCTGATTCCGATGGCGTTTGTACAGAACGTCTGGCAGCTGGGAATACTGCGCTTCCTGCTGGGTGCCGCCGACGGTGCACTCTTACCCGCCGTACAATCCCTGCTGGTTTATAACGCCAGCAACAAGGTAGCCGGGCGTGTATTCAGCTATAACCAGTCGTTTCGCGATATCGGCAATGTCACCGGGCCTCTGATGGGGGCCACGGTATCGGCCCACTTCGGCTTCCGCGCGGTATTTGTGGTCACCGCCTGCATTGTGCTGTTTAACGTGCTGTATACCTGGATCACTCTGCGCAACCGCTCCGAACTGATGGTAGTGCGGGAAGAGTAGCGCCCTCAGATAAGGGTAATTTGCAGTTTATTTAACAGCTGACACAGCTCTTCATCGGGCCTTTCATCTACCACCAGAGTGCTGGCCAGTGACAGTTCGCCAATCACAAATGCCGATGCAGAGTTCAGTTTTTCCTGAGAAACCAGCACCACAGTTTCCGCTGCCCGCTCTGCCAGCGCCCGTTTCACGCAGGCCTCCTCATAGTTGCCCGTGGTAAGACCGGCACTTTTGTGCACACCCGTGACGCCCATAAAAAACAGATCCGCATTGATACGGCGGATCCCCTCGATCATCGCAGCGCCAGTCGTCACCACCGAATGTTTGTAGAGCTGTCCGCCGATAATAATGACGTCTATCAACGGATAATCCACCAGAGCAACGGCGATACCGGGGCTGTGCGTGACCACCGTAAACGCCAGATTTCGCGGCAGCAGGTAAACCATCTCAGCTGTGGTGGTACCACCGTCAATCATTACCACCTGCCCTTCCTGAATCAGCCCGACTGCTTTTTCGGCAACCCGACGTTTTGACTCTATCTGCACGCTTTTACGCGTTTCGAATGGCGCAATGGCGGCAGAAACCGGCAGCGCGCCACCGTGTACCCGCTGTAACAGCCCTTCTGCCGCCAGCTCTCTTAAATCCCGCCGGATGGAGTCTTCTGACACGGAAAAATGCTGACTCAACTCACGTGAAAGTACCTGTTTCTCACGTGCAAGCATGGCCAGAATCTGCTGTTTACGTTGACTGGAAAGCATCATTGTCCTCTTTCACAATTGATCTTGATATTGCACGATTATGCATGATAGCGTGTTTCAGGTCACCTAAATAAGGGCAAAAACATGCACAACCGTGTACGTAACATTCGTGAGCAGCTGCTCTCAGATAACTGGTATACCCTGAAAAAATACACCTTTGAACTGTTGCGCCGCGACGGCAGCTGGCAGGAGCAGAGCCGGGAATCTTACGATCGCGGCAATGGCGCGGTGGTGCTGCTTTATCACAAAAGCCGGCAAACCGTAGTGCTGACCCGACAGTTTCGCTTTCCCATTTTTATTAACGGTCATAACGGTTTTTTGATTGAAGCAACGGCTGGCCTGCTGGACAACGCCTCCCCTGAAGAGCGCATTATTGCGGAAGCAGAAGAAGAAACCGGTTTTCGCATCACTCACATTGAGAAAGTATTCGAATCCTATATGAGCCCGGGTTCAGTAACCGAAAAACTCTTCTTTTTTATTGCTGAATACTCTGATGACGATCGTTATGGCAACGGCGGCGGTGTGGCTGCCGAGGGTGAGGATATTGAAGTGATCGAGTGGCCTTTTTCCCGTGCACTGGAGGCCATCCGCAGTGGCGAAATTATGGATGCCAAAACCATTATGCTGATACAGCATCTGGCACTTAATCATTTCTTCCAGGGGAACGAAGAGAGAGAGTAAACCCGGGGTCTGCGCGGGGCAATAAGTGCGCCGCGCTATACCCTCAAAAGGAAATATCCGCAGACAGGCCACCGATAAGCGCGTCATTCACCTGCCGCACGGCACCCGGTTTAGTCACCACCTGGAGGCTTGGCCGCAAGTTCAGCCAGCGCGTGGCCTTAACATTATAGTAAAGCTCGTAGTTCCACTCAGAACCCTGTTGCAGCGGCAAGTAAGATGGATCGTCATAGCTGCTGACGTCGTTGGCCGCGTTCTGGTCTCTGCGCATTTTGTTGTAGTCATTGTTAACATGAATTCGCGCCATACCAATGCCGATTTCATCACCCG carries:
- a CDS encoding DeoR/GlpR family DNA-binding transcription regulator — translated: MLSSQRKQQILAMLAREKQVLSRELSQHFSVSEDSIRRDLRELAAEGLLQRVHGGALPVSAAIAPFETRKSVQIESKRRVAEKAVGLIQEGQVVMIDGGTTTAEMVYLLPRNLAFTVVTHSPGIAVALVDYPLIDVIIIGGQLYKHSVVTTGAAMIEGIRRINADLFFMGVTGVHKSAGLTTGNYEEACVKRALAERAAETVVLVSQEKLNSASAFVIGELSLASTLVVDERPDEELCQLLNKLQITLI
- a CDS encoding GDP-mannose pyrophosphatase, whose protein sequence is MHNRVRNIREQLLSDNWYTLKKYTFELLRRDGSWQEQSRESYDRGNGAVVLLYHKSRQTVVLTRQFRFPIFINGHNGFLIEATAGLLDNASPEERIIAEAEEETGFRITHIEKVFESYMSPGSVTEKLFFFIAEYSDDDRYGNGGGVAAEGEDIEVIEWPFSRALEAIRSGEIMDAKTIMLIQHLALNHFFQGNEERE